In the genome of Flavobacterium panacagri, one region contains:
- a CDS encoding glycosyltransferase family 9 protein, whose protein sequence is MSNLKKVNDFRRSLMRNLTKNIGNSNVSNRGSIDKSKIKKVLICRPNGRLGNMLLITPLMEEVTKTFPDCKIDIFVKGFVAPIVFENYDNVNKIIPLPKKPFKELVKYFKVWTLIRKQNYDMVINVDQNSSSGRLAVKFSNAKYKFFGNLPENVTLEHADYDHIAKYPVYNFRYFLSQFGIEDKNEAIGLIDLKLSETEIANGKQILDKIIDPNKRTIAIFTYATAAKCFSPEWWGEFYTALKKEYPNENIFEVLPVENVSQINFEAPTFYSKDVREIGSVLANVDVFVGADSGIMHLASASKAPTLGLFSVSNLKKYEPYGNGSVGLDTNVLGVPDFIKAINKVLNK, encoded by the coding sequence ATGAGTAACTTAAAAAAAGTTAATGATTTTAGGCGTTCCCTAATGCGCAATCTGACAAAGAATATCGGCAATTCAAATGTCAGCAATAGAGGATCTATTGACAAAAGTAAAATCAAAAAAGTATTAATCTGCAGACCAAACGGAAGGCTGGGAAATATGCTTTTAATTACGCCATTAATGGAAGAAGTCACTAAAACTTTTCCAGATTGTAAAATCGATATTTTTGTAAAAGGTTTTGTAGCTCCAATTGTTTTTGAAAACTATGATAATGTAAATAAAATTATCCCGTTGCCCAAAAAGCCGTTTAAAGAATTGGTAAAGTATTTTAAAGTTTGGACTTTAATTAGAAAGCAGAATTATGACATGGTGATCAATGTCGATCAAAATTCTTCTTCAGGAAGACTTGCTGTTAAATTCTCAAACGCTAAATACAAATTCTTTGGAAATCTTCCAGAAAATGTTACTTTGGAACATGCAGACTATGATCATATTGCAAAATACCCGGTTTATAATTTCAGGTATTTTTTAAGCCAATTTGGGATAGAAGATAAAAATGAAGCTATAGGATTGATAGATTTAAAATTATCTGAAACAGAAATTGCAAACGGTAAGCAGATTTTGGATAAAATTATTGATCCAAACAAAAGAACCATCGCTATTTTTACTTACGCCACTGCGGCAAAATGCTTTAGTCCTGAGTGGTGGGGAGAATTTTATACAGCTTTGAAAAAGGAATATCCAAACGAAAATATTTTTGAAGTTTTACCAGTAGAAAATGTTTCTCAAATCAATTTTGAAGCGCCTACTTTTTACAGTAAAGATGTCCGCGAGATTGGTTCTGTTTTGGCAAATGTAGATGTTTTTGTGGGAGCAGACAGTGGAATCATGCATTTGGCTAGCGCTTCAAAAGCGCCAACGCTTGGTTTGTTTTCGGTTTCAAACCTAAAAAAATACGAGCCTTATGGAAACGGAAGTGTAGGTTTGGACACCAATGTTTTGGGCGTTCCGGATTTTATTAAAGCTATAAATAAGGTTCTAAATAAATAA
- a CDS encoding AsmA-like C-terminal region-containing protein: MLKKVLKISAIVIVVFVAALFAIPYFFKDQIKAKIAEAINESVDAKVSFKDADLSLFKNFPNATVGIEKLVIINKAPFEGDTLVSLGELNLKMSVKELFKGKDEPLSIQGISSTNGLINIIFNKDGVGNFDIALKDQKEDKKDEASKPLSLKIQNYKIENFTFRYIDQGSKIKMVIDSLNHEGTGDFTNSKLDLTTKSTAKVSLDMDKMNYMKDVKLTLDAVLGIDLDQSKYTFKENKALINQLPLEFDGFIQMAENKQIYDLKFKTPTSSFTNFLGLIPSAYASSLEGVKTTGDFTVNGFAKGELTETTVPKFNIEIASNNASFQYPNLPKSVQNIVIDTKIINETGILNDTYVNLDKLSFRIDQDVFNAKANIKNITVNPIVDAALKGTINLANLSKAYPIKMDKPLAGILKADVTTNFDMASVEKSQYENIKNAGTMSLSGFKYTDENNKSMNISTALVEFNPSKINLKQFDATTGKSDISINGVLENFYGFMFKKQELKGNFNMSSNQLAVDDFMTAGEPAKEETKTAAKPAEAMKIPAFLNCTLNAKATTVLYDNLKLKDVSGKLLIKDEKATLENFKTSIFGGTIGLTGAVSTKEKVPTFDMNLGFNQVDIAQTFTQLDMMKKIAPIAGIINGKLNSTIKLNGNLDAKELTPDLKSISGDLLGQLLSTTVNANNSTLLNSLSSNVKFLNLNNLNLNDLKMALTFDNGKVNVKPFDIKYQDIKATIGGTHGFDQTMNYTIKFDVPAKYLGTEANNLIAKLSPADAAKLENIPINASLTGNFSNPKISTDMKTAVSNLTTQLVNQQKEKLTQKGTAALTDLINKNTKAKDTTQAAKTEKEQKTQEVTKKANDLLNGLFKKKNP, translated from the coding sequence ATGCTAAAGAAAGTTTTAAAAATAAGTGCCATTGTTATAGTGGTATTTGTTGCTGCATTATTTGCCATTCCGTATTTCTTTAAAGATCAGATTAAAGCCAAAATTGCCGAAGCTATTAACGAAAGTGTCGATGCCAAAGTAAGCTTTAAAGATGCCGATTTAAGTTTATTCAAAAATTTCCCGAACGCAACTGTCGGAATTGAAAAACTGGTTATTATCAACAAAGCGCCTTTTGAAGGTGATACTTTGGTTTCTTTGGGAGAATTAAATTTAAAAATGAGTGTTAAAGAACTTTTCAAAGGAAAAGATGAACCTTTAAGCATTCAGGGAATTAGTTCTACAAACGGATTAATAAACATTATCTTCAATAAAGATGGCGTTGGAAACTTCGACATTGCTTTGAAAGATCAAAAAGAAGATAAAAAAGACGAAGCAAGCAAACCGCTTTCTTTAAAGATTCAAAACTATAAAATTGAAAACTTTACTTTTAGATATATCGATCAAGGCTCTAAAATTAAAATGGTAATTGATAGTTTAAACCACGAAGGAACTGGAGATTTTACCAATTCAAAATTAGATTTAACTACAAAATCTACTGCTAAAGTTTCCTTAGACATGGATAAGATGAATTACATGAAAGATGTAAAACTAACTTTGGATGCGGTTCTTGGTATTGATTTAGACCAAAGTAAATATACTTTTAAAGAAAATAAAGCTTTAATCAATCAATTGCCACTAGAATTTGACGGTTTTATTCAAATGGCTGAAAACAAGCAGATTTATGATTTAAAGTTTAAAACTCCAACTTCATCATTTACGAACTTCTTAGGTTTAATCCCGTCTGCTTATGCTTCAAGTTTAGAAGGCGTAAAAACGACAGGAGATTTTACTGTAAATGGTTTTGCAAAAGGAGAATTAACAGAAACTACTGTTCCTAAATTCAATATTGAAATCGCTTCTAACAATGCTTCTTTCCAATATCCTAACTTACCAAAATCGGTTCAGAATATTGTAATTGATACTAAAATCATCAATGAAACTGGAATCCTAAATGATACTTACGTCAACTTAGACAAACTATCTTTCAGAATTGATCAGGATGTTTTTAACGCTAAAGCGAATATTAAAAACATAACTGTAAACCCAATTGTAGATGCGGCTTTGAAAGGAACAATCAATTTGGCTAATCTTTCCAAAGCCTATCCAATTAAAATGGACAAACCGCTTGCTGGTATTTTAAAAGCAGATGTGACGACTAATTTTGATATGGCTTCTGTAGAAAAAAGCCAATATGAGAATATCAAAAATGCGGGTACAATGAGTTTATCAGGATTTAAATATACGGATGAAAACAATAAATCGATGAACATCAGCACAGCATTAGTAGAATTTAATCCGAGTAAAATTAACTTGAAACAATTTGATGCTACAACTGGAAAAAGTGATATTAGCATTAATGGAGTTTTGGAAAATTTTTACGGTTTTATGTTTAAAAAACAAGAATTGAAAGGGAACTTCAATATGAGTTCTAATCAATTGGCTGTTGATGATTTTATGACTGCCGGCGAACCTGCAAAAGAAGAAACAAAAACTGCAGCAAAACCAGCTGAAGCAATGAAGATTCCAGCGTTCTTAAACTGTACATTAAATGCAAAAGCAACAACGGTTTTATATGACAATTTAAAATTAAAAGATGTTTCTGGAAAACTGCTTATTAAAGATGAAAAAGCAACCTTAGAGAACTTTAAAACAAGTATTTTCGGAGGAACAATTGGTTTGACAGGAGCTGTTTCTACTAAAGAAAAAGTACCAACATTTGATATGAATCTTGGTTTTAATCAAGTGGATATTGCGCAGACTTTTACGCAATTGGATATGATGAAAAAAATTGCTCCAATTGCTGGAATTATTAACGGAAAATTAAATTCGACTATTAAATTGAACGGTAATTTAGATGCAAAAGAATTGACTCCTGATTTAAAATCAATTTCTGGTGATTTGTTAGGACAGTTATTATCTACTACGGTAAATGCTAATAATTCTACACTTTTAAACTCATTAAGTTCAAATGTGAAGTTTCTTAATTTAAACAACTTGAATTTAAATGACTTAAAAATGGCATTGACTTTTGACAACGGAAAAGTAAATGTAAAACCATTTGACATTAAATATCAAGACATTAAAGCTACAATTGGAGGAACTCATGGTTTTGATCAAACGATGAATTACACCATTAAATTTGATGTTCCTGCTAAATATTTAGGAACTGAAGCTAACAATTTGATTGCTAAATTATCTCCTGCTGATGCTGCAAAACTGGAAAATATTCCAATCAATGCTTCTTTAACTGGTAATTTTTCAAATCCAAAAATCAGTACAGATATGAAAACTGCTGTGAGTAATTTAACAACGCAGTTGGTGAATCAGCAGAAAGAAAAACTAACTCAAAAAGGGACAGCAGCGCTTACCGATTTGATCAACAAAAATACAAAAGCTAAAGATACCACTCAGGCTGCTAAAACAGAAAAAGAGCAAAAAACACAAGAAGTTACAAAGAAAGCCAACGACTTGCTGAATGGTCTTTTTAAGAAAAAGAATCCGTAA
- a CDS encoding alpha/beta hydrolase codes for MNKIILFLTILFLSVLNAQTKKELTFKETPAVLKINTDQLFGTLTTPDLTKKYPVALIIAGSGPTDRNGNNAMMKNNSLKMLAEALAKNGIASLRYDKRGIGESKAAGGDSESTLVFENYIQDVKSWINFLRQDKRFSKVIVIGHSEGSLIGMIGGAKADKFVSIAGAGDSADKIIKAQIGAKKMKQLDDMTFPIIDSLKSGHTVNKVDPMLNSLFRPSIQPYLISWFKYNPQTEIKKLTIPILILQGSSDLQVSLQDAENLAEANKNSEKQVIDKMNHIMKIIEGDHNDNMASYNNETLPISETLVDRIVSFIQK; via the coding sequence ATGAATAAAATAATTCTTTTTCTGACGATTTTATTTTTGAGTGTTTTAAATGCTCAGACTAAAAAAGAGCTCACTTTTAAAGAAACACCAGCGGTTTTAAAAATAAATACTGATCAGTTATTTGGTACGCTGACTACTCCAGATTTGACCAAAAAGTATCCTGTTGCCTTAATTATCGCTGGTTCTGGCCCGACAGACAGAAATGGAAATAATGCCATGATGAAAAACAATTCGTTGAAAATGCTGGCGGAAGCTTTAGCAAAGAACGGAATTGCATCGTTACGATATGATAAAAGAGGAATTGGAGAAAGCAAAGCTGCAGGCGGGGATTCTGAAAGCACTTTGGTTTTTGAAAACTATATTCAGGATGTAAAAAGCTGGATTAACTTTTTAAGACAAGACAAACGTTTCTCAAAAGTAATTGTAATAGGTCATAGTGAAGGTTCTTTAATTGGAATGATTGGTGGTGCAAAAGCAGATAAATTTGTATCGATTGCCGGAGCAGGAGATTCGGCAGATAAAATCATCAAAGCACAGATTGGAGCCAAAAAAATGAAACAGCTTGATGATATGACGTTCCCGATAATTGATAGCTTAAAAAGCGGACACACCGTAAACAAAGTCGATCCAATGCTGAATTCTCTTTTCAGACCCAGTATTCAGCCTTATTTGATTTCTTGGTTTAAATACAATCCGCAGACAGAAATAAAAAAACTTACCATTCCTATCTTGATTTTGCAGGGAAGTAGTGATTTACAAGTTTCTCTTCAAGATGCCGAAAATTTAGCCGAAGCTAATAAAAATTCGGAGAAGCAGGTTATTGATAAAATGAATCATATTATGAAAATCATTGAAGGCGACCATAACGATAACATGGCCAGTTACAACAATGAAACACTTCCAATATCGGAAACACTAGTAGACAGGATCGTTTCATTTATTCAGAAATAA
- the sppA gene encoding signal peptide peptidase SppA gives MKFLGNVLATIIGIFVFIMLFFFGVIFIAALFGGDDADSVKADSVIELNLKEIKNDYAGKYKDPWVTRFSDQKGVGLTDVLNAIEAAKTDDNIKGISILNDESSLGLAQYKDLRNALESFKKSGKFVWAYANTYSQKEYYLTSVANTIYINPAGDLDFKGLSSEVMFFKDFQDKSGIHMEVIRHGKYKSAVEPFLENKMSDANREQMTALLNSIWTTVSTDISKSRNIPLPKLNEIANGLLARTPEMAKEQHLVDIIAYEDVYHNAIRKALKVDKDEDYNKISILDYTQNNVTTALANSATDQIAIIYAQGEIGSGEGDVNTIGEGSMRRSLQEARKNDDVKAIVLRIDSPGGSALTSDLIWREIEITKKVKPVVVSMGNYAASGGYYIACNANKIFAENNTITGSIGVFGMLPNFSPLANKLGINSEQVKTHENSANYSPFVPVDEKFKAFTLEGVEKIYNTFVTHVAEGRKMTFEQVDAIAQGRVWSGTEAVKLGLVDKIGGLNDAIAEAAKIAKIKKYSTQNYPEYEKTLNDILSGLPFAKSKEAFIKEEIGEENYMLIEQVKKFQKQKGVQAIMPYGINIY, from the coding sequence ATGAAATTTTTAGGAAATGTACTTGCCACAATAATTGGTATTTTTGTTTTTATCATGCTCTTCTTTTTTGGAGTAATATTTATTGCAGCCTTATTTGGCGGAGACGACGCTGATTCAGTTAAAGCTGATTCGGTTATCGAATTGAATTTGAAAGAAATTAAAAATGATTACGCAGGAAAATATAAAGATCCCTGGGTTACTCGTTTTTCTGACCAAAAAGGAGTCGGTTTAACTGATGTACTTAATGCTATCGAAGCGGCTAAAACAGATGACAACATCAAAGGAATTTCGATTTTAAATGATGAATCCTCTCTTGGTCTTGCACAATATAAAGACTTGCGAAATGCTCTTGAAAGCTTCAAAAAATCTGGAAAATTTGTTTGGGCTTACGCTAATACCTATTCGCAGAAAGAATATTATTTAACTTCTGTTGCCAATACAATTTATATCAATCCTGCGGGAGATTTGGACTTTAAAGGTCTTTCTTCTGAAGTTATGTTTTTCAAAGATTTTCAGGATAAATCAGGAATTCATATGGAAGTGATTCGTCACGGAAAATATAAAAGTGCCGTTGAGCCTTTCTTAGAAAATAAAATGAGCGATGCCAACAGAGAACAAATGACAGCTCTTTTGAACTCAATTTGGACGACCGTTTCTACAGATATTTCAAAAAGTAGAAATATTCCGCTTCCAAAACTAAATGAAATTGCTAACGGACTTTTAGCTAGAACTCCTGAAATGGCAAAAGAACAGCATTTAGTTGATATTATTGCTTATGAAGATGTTTATCATAACGCAATCAGAAAAGCGCTAAAAGTAGATAAAGACGAAGATTATAACAAAATTTCGATTTTAGATTACACTCAAAACAATGTTACAACAGCTTTAGCGAATAGCGCAACGGATCAAATCGCTATTATTTACGCTCAAGGCGAAATAGGAAGCGGTGAAGGCGATGTCAATACAATTGGAGAAGGTTCAATGCGTCGTTCTTTACAGGAAGCAAGAAAAAATGACGATGTAAAAGCAATTGTTCTTAGAATTGACAGCCCAGGAGGAAGTGCCCTTACTTCTGATTTGATCTGGAGAGAAATTGAAATTACTAAAAAAGTAAAACCAGTTGTAGTTTCAATGGGTAACTATGCCGCTTCTGGTGGTTATTACATTGCTTGCAACGCTAATAAAATATTCGCTGAAAACAATACTATTACGGGATCTATCGGTGTTTTCGGAATGCTGCCAAACTTCAGTCCTTTAGCTAATAAATTAGGAATCAATTCTGAACAGGTTAAAACTCATGAGAATTCCGCAAATTATAGTCCGTTTGTACCTGTTGACGAAAAATTTAAAGCGTTTACTTTAGAAGGAGTTGAAAAAATCTACAACACTTTTGTTACTCATGTTGCAGAAGGACGTAAAATGACTTTCGAACAAGTTGACGCTATTGCGCAAGGAAGAGTTTGGTCTGGAACAGAAGCTGTAAAATTAGGATTGGTTGATAAAATTGGCGGTTTAAACGATGCAATTGCTGAAGCTGCTAAGATTGCTAAAATCAAAAAGTACAGCACTCAGAATTATCCAGAGTACGAAAAAACTTTGAACGATATTCTTTCTGGCCTGCCATTTGCAAAATCTAAAGAAGCTTTTATAAAAGAAGAAATTGGAGAAGAAAATTATATGCTAATCGAGCAGGTGAAAAAATTCCAAAAACAAAAAGGAGTTCAAGCTATAATGCCTTACGGAATCAATATTTATTAA
- the folK gene encoding 2-amino-4-hydroxy-6-hydroxymethyldihydropteridine diphosphokinase, producing the protein MKLQHQVVLSIGSNQGSRLENIQNCIDLIHQNVGTVIQVSKLYETPAWGFESDAFYNCALLLHTNSSAQKILNQVLKVEKELGRIRSNQEGYQSRIIDVDLIAFDDEIIDSEKLQIPHPLMQNRNFVLLPMQDLKLNWKHPLLHKTVSELIAVTPDESICTIVQDLQNPLNEIPLSKFNYISFEGNIGAGKTTLVHKIAEDFNAKTVLERFADNPFLPKFYKDQNRYAFPLEMSFLADRYQQLSDDLAQFDLFKDFIVADYHIFKSLIFAKITLQEDEYRLYRNLFDIIYKEMPKPDLYVYLYQNTERLLQNIKKRGRTYEQNIEASYLEKINNGYLEYIKSQTDLNVLIIDVSDRDFVKRHEDYIFILNEIRKKVIS; encoded by the coding sequence ATGAAATTACAGCATCAAGTCGTTTTATCGATAGGCAGCAACCAAGGCAGCAGACTAGAAAATATCCAAAATTGTATTGATTTAATCCATCAAAATGTCGGGACTGTCATTCAGGTTTCCAAACTTTACGAAACTCCAGCTTGGGGTTTTGAAAGTGATGCTTTTTATAATTGTGCACTGCTGTTGCATACCAATTCTTCTGCACAGAAAATATTAAATCAGGTTTTAAAAGTTGAAAAAGAATTAGGACGAATCCGCTCTAATCAAGAAGGTTATCAATCAAGAATTATAGATGTTGATTTGATTGCTTTTGATGATGAAATTATTGATTCAGAAAAACTTCAAATTCCGCATCCTTTAATGCAGAACAGAAATTTTGTTTTGCTGCCCATGCAGGATTTAAAATTAAACTGGAAACACCCTCTTTTACATAAAACAGTTAGCGAATTAATTGCCGTTACACCAGACGAAAGTATTTGCACGATTGTTCAAGATTTGCAAAATCCGCTTAACGAGATTCCTCTCAGTAAGTTTAATTATATTTCTTTTGAAGGAAACATTGGCGCTGGAAAAACTACTTTGGTCCATAAAATTGCGGAAGATTTTAATGCTAAAACAGTTTTAGAACGATTTGCAGATAATCCGTTTCTTCCTAAGTTTTACAAAGATCAAAATAGATATGCGTTTCCGTTGGAAATGTCTTTTCTCGCCGATCGTTATCAGCAGTTATCCGATGATTTGGCTCAATTTGATTTGTTTAAAGATTTTATCGTAGCCGATTATCATATTTTTAAATCGCTCATTTTTGCTAAGATTACTTTACAGGAAGACGAATATCGTTTGTACAGAAATCTGTTTGATATTATTTATAAAGAAATGCCAAAGCCTGATTTGTATGTTTATTTATATCAAAATACAGAACGTCTTTTGCAGAACATTAAAAAACGTGGCCGTACTTACGAACAAAATATCGAAGCTTCCTATTTAGAAAAAATCAACAACGGTTATCTGGAATACATAAAATCGCAGACTGATTTAAATGTTTTAATTATTGATGTTTCTGATCGCGATTTTGTGAAAAGACATGAAGATTACATTTTTATTTTAAATGAAATTAGGAAAAAAGTAATCAGTTAA
- a CDS encoding T9SS type B sorting domain-containing protein, which yields MKSINFFKISILFFLLLSSFSGFAQQYTAIPDPNFEKALIDLGIDSGAIDGQVLTAQIKDVISLDLSSKEISDLTGIEAFIKLQQLSIGVIDDNLAKRNKINTLNLSSNLFLTILNCSFNDLSQLDLSNNIHLEALFLDNNKLSNIDISKNTVLKICYARNNKLAAIDLSKNISLETLALDNNSLLNLDVSNNLLLTSLRCPGNQLTDLDISKNTKIQSLNCSSNKLSTLNTSLNASLNHLTCENNQISSVDLSKNLQLRTLFCGSNKLTVLNTTKNLYLNGLNCDSNKLADIDISKNLSLQSFSINNNQLSNLNVLNNSALVGIHCSFNNLSDIDVSKNTVLTHLSINNNQLKDLDLSKNPVLAVFYCNNNQLVSLNLKNGNNTTVSQLNLKSNSGLSCVQVDNKLYSDTNWASFKDASTSFSNKCSMSTTLPPKLSATGDQLYCPQSNINIVTDITITHDPSETGTTAGYIQISSGYASGDKLSLSNPALYPSITTNWDSTAGKLTLSSLTGGEILYSDLEAAIKDIVFSNTSATASGTRTFSITIGQANYLPSTGHYYLFVPNIGITWSTAKAAAEASTYYGLKGYLATILSADEAKLIGEQASGTGWIGGSDAETEGVWKWVTGPEAGTIFWNGGSNGSTPNFAFWNTGEPNNQGDEDYAHITQPGVGIRGSWNDLSNTGSTVSGDNYQPKGYVVEYGGMPGETPLEIATSTKITIPLATPATNPTPICDSGSFTLSAAANAGATIRWFDAATGGNLLGTGTTYTTPILNTTTIYYVDAGCESNRKPITATVNTTPNKPVAEQNSYSNCGSGAVTIRASSNIGNINWYTAQTGGSSVFSGNNFTTPTISSNTTYYAEASNNGCINVERTPINIIIYTPPVVTDENLTICQLQTITLDAGIKGMNYLWSNGATTQTITINSGGTYTVAVTSQLPENCTSNKTIVVEEHKIPQIDRIVVEGTRAIIYPVKEEDYYEYSVDGINFQDSYIFYDVPGGLQTAYAREKSGCGQVTKQFVVLVFPPFFTPNNDTFNDVWEVTGMENYPQAEITIFDRYGKLIAQLSRSKMSWDGTLNQVPLPASDYWYALKIDDTMPILKGHFSLKR from the coding sequence ATGAAAAGTATCAATTTCTTTAAAATATCCATTTTATTTTTTCTACTACTGTCTAGTTTTAGTGGATTTGCTCAACAATATACAGCAATTCCAGATCCAAATTTCGAAAAAGCTTTAATTGATCTTGGAATTGATAGTGGCGCTATTGATGGCCAAGTTTTGACAGCACAAATTAAGGATGTAATATCGCTAGACCTTTCATCAAAGGAAATTTCAGATTTAACTGGAATAGAAGCTTTCATAAAATTACAGCAATTAAGCATCGGTGTAATCGATGATAACCTTGCCAAAAGAAATAAAATAAACACTTTAAATCTTTCTAGCAATTTATTTCTTACTATTTTAAACTGCAGCTTCAATGACTTATCTCAGTTAGATCTTTCAAATAATATTCATTTAGAAGCATTATTTCTCGACAATAATAAATTGAGCAATATTGACATTTCTAAAAATACAGTCTTAAAAATATGCTATGCTAGAAATAACAAACTGGCTGCTATAGATTTAAGCAAAAACATATCTTTAGAAACTTTAGCCTTAGACAACAATTCATTGTTAAACTTAGATGTTTCCAATAATTTATTACTAACTAGCTTACGTTGCCCAGGAAATCAATTGACCGATTTGGACATTTCTAAAAATACCAAAATTCAATCTTTAAACTGCAGTTCAAATAAACTTTCAACTTTGAACACTTCTCTTAACGCTAGTTTAAATCATTTAACATGTGAAAATAACCAAATATCCAGTGTAGATTTAAGTAAAAATCTACAATTAAGAACTTTGTTTTGCGGCTCGAATAAACTAACTGTTTTAAACACCACCAAAAACCTATATTTAAATGGATTAAACTGCGATTCTAATAAATTAGCCGATATAGACATCAGCAAGAATCTCTCTCTACAAAGTTTTAGCATCAATAATAACCAATTATCAAATCTGAATGTTTTAAACAATTCCGCATTAGTAGGCATTCATTGCAGTTTTAATAACTTATCCGATATTGATGTATCAAAAAACACTGTACTGACTCATCTTAGTATTAATAACAATCAATTAAAAGATTTGGATCTCTCTAAAAATCCTGTTTTAGCTGTTTTTTACTGCAACAATAATCAATTAGTTAGTCTAAATTTAAAAAACGGAAACAATACAACGGTATCACAATTAAATCTAAAATCAAATTCAGGTCTTAGCTGTGTACAAGTAGACAATAAACTGTATTCTGATACTAACTGGGCTTCTTTTAAAGATGCCAGTACTTCATTCTCCAATAAATGTAGCATGAGTACAACTCTTCCTCCCAAACTTAGCGCCACAGGAGATCAATTATACTGTCCTCAAAGCAATATAAATATTGTAACTGACATAACAATTACACACGACCCAAGTGAAACTGGCACTACTGCAGGTTATATTCAAATTTCTTCCGGTTATGCCAGCGGTGACAAACTTAGTCTTTCAAACCCAGCACTCTATCCTTCCATTACCACAAATTGGGACTCTACTGCTGGAAAACTCACTCTATCAAGTCTTACTGGAGGCGAAATATTATATTCTGATCTCGAAGCTGCGATAAAAGATATTGTTTTTTCAAATACATCAGCTACAGCTTCTGGAACAAGAACATTTTCTATCACTATTGGCCAGGCAAACTATCTTCCCTCTACAGGTCATTACTATTTATTTGTCCCAAATATCGGAATTACATGGAGCACTGCAAAAGCAGCTGCAGAAGCAAGTACATATTATGGCCTTAAAGGTTACCTAGCCACTATTTTATCTGCAGATGAAGCCAAATTAATTGGAGAACAAGCTTCTGGTACAGGATGGATTGGAGGAAGTGATGCAGAAACCGAGGGTGTATGGAAGTGGGTTACCGGCCCTGAAGCTGGAACTATTTTTTGGAATGGAGGATCAAATGGTTCAACTCCAAACTTTGCTTTTTGGAATACTGGTGAACCTAATAATCAAGGCGATGAAGATTATGCTCATATTACACAACCTGGCGTAGGAATTAGAGGTTCTTGGAATGATTTATCAAATACAGGATCTACTGTTTCGGGAGATAATTATCAGCCAAAAGGTTATGTCGTAGAATATGGAGGAATGCCGGGTGAAACACCTTTAGAAATTGCTACAAGTACTAAAATAACTATTCCTTTAGCAACTCCTGCTACTAATCCTACTCCAATTTGTGATTCTGGAAGTTTTACTCTTAGTGCTGCAGCAAATGCAGGAGCAACAATCAGATGGTTTGATGCTGCAACTGGAGGAAATTTATTAGGAACTGGCACAACTTACACTACCCCAATCCTTAACACAACTACAATTTATTATGTCGATGCCGGCTGTGAATCAAATAGAAAACCTATAACCGCTACCGTGAACACCACGCCAAACAAACCTGTTGCGGAACAAAATTCTTATTCAAACTGTGGGTCTGGAGCTGTAACTATTAGAGCCTCTTCAAATATTGGAAACATTAACTGGTATACAGCACAAACTGGCGGCAGTAGTGTCTTTTCTGGCAATAACTTCACAACTCCTACCATTTCATCTAATACAACTTATTATGCCGAGGCTTCAAACAATGGCTGTATTAATGTAGAACGAACTCCCATAAATATTATCATTTATACGCCTCCAGTTGTTACCGATGAAAACTTAACTATATGTCAGCTTCAGACGATCACTTTAGATGCAGGAATTAAAGGAATGAATTACTTATGGTCAAATGGAGCTACAACTCAAACTATAACCATCAATTCAGGAGGAACATATACGGTTGCTGTCACAAGTCAATTACCTGAAAACTGCACCAGCAATAAAACCATTGTTGTTGAAGAACATAAAATTCCACAGATAGACCGAATCGTTGTTGAGGGTACTAGAGCGATTATTTATCCCGTTAAAGAAGAAGATTATTATGAGTATTCTGTGGACGGGATCAACTTTCAGGATTCTTATATATTTTATGATGTCCCAGGAGGACTCCAAACTGCTTATGCTCGAGAGAAAAGTGGATGTGGGCAAGTGACGAAACAATTTGTTGTCCTTGTTTTCCCTCCTTTCTTCACCCCTAACAATGATACTTTTAATGATGTCTGGGAAGTAACCGGCATGGAAAACTATCCACAGGCAGAAATCACGATTTTTGATCGTTATGGCAAATTAATTGCTCAGTTAAGCAGATCAAAAATGAGTTGGGATGGTACCCTAAACCAAGTTCCGCTCCCTGCTTCAGATTATTGGTACGCTTTAAAAATTGATGATACCATGCCTATATTAAAAGGACATTTCTCTTTAAAAAGATAG